Proteins encoded by one window of Acetivibrio thermocellus ATCC 27405:
- a CDS encoding PsbP-related protein — translation MRNILATILLVVMLFLVACTGNNNQLVSQSELVPENTPVDGNQIKAPEETLSSDSMYSDYNGKNIKFRFPKTWEMTEYQADYEYFIRFNLPTKNKNRAPNQVTIVISDMAEKSKNFDYQNKNIFEQYIENDNTMDISNITVDGCNGYKAVSIESETLYISFEKGDLRYDLIFMSDEGEFLELLPEVESMISSISTY, via the coding sequence ATGAGAAACATACTGGCAACTATATTGCTTGTGGTTATGTTGTTCCTTGTTGCCTGTACCGGAAATAATAATCAATTAGTCAGTCAATCCGAACTTGTTCCTGAGAATACACCTGTTGATGGCAATCAAATAAAAGCGCCTGAAGAAACTTTGTCCAGTGACAGCATGTATTCTGATTACAATGGAAAAAATATCAAGTTTCGTTTCCCAAAAACATGGGAAATGACAGAATATCAAGCAGATTATGAGTATTTTATAAGATTTAATCTCCCTACAAAAAACAAAAACAGAGCTCCAAATCAAGTCACTATCGTAATAAGTGATATGGCTGAAAAAAGTAAAAATTTTGACTATCAAAATAAAAATATATTTGAGCAGTACATTGAAAATGACAACACCATGGATATTAGTAATATCACGGTGGATGGATGTAATGGTTATAAAGCAGTATCTATAGAAAGCGAAACGCTATATATTTCTTTCGAAAAAGGGGATTTACGATACGATCTTATTTTTATGTCAGATGAAGGTGAATTCCTGGAACTACTGCCGGAAGTTGAATCAATGATAAGCTCCATCAGTACATATTAA